Proteins from a single region of Vulgatibacter sp.:
- a CDS encoding polyhydroxyalkanoic acid system family protein, with the protein MHIDFPHRLSQAEAKARLQALGDYLQNKHGIGVTWQGESARIQGRYMVVSIDGTVDVGADKVVFDGKDPGMLWRKKAKDYLTHKLGKYLDPSVPADQLPRR; encoded by the coding sequence ATGCACATCGATTTCCCCCACCGCCTCTCCCAGGCAGAGGCGAAGGCACGGCTCCAGGCCCTCGGCGACTACCTCCAGAACAAACACGGGATCGGCGTCACCTGGCAGGGCGAAAGCGCCCGGATCCAGGGTCGCTACATGGTCGTCTCGATCGACGGCACCGTCGACGTCGGGGCCGACAAGGTCGTCTTCGACGGCAAGGACCCGGGCATGCTCTGGCGCAAGAAGGCCAAGGACTACCTGACCCACAAGCTCGGCAAATATCTCGACCCGAGCGTGCCGGCGGACCAGCTGCCCCGCCGCTGA